From the genome of Hyphomonas adhaerens MHS-3, one region includes:
- the cobO gene encoding cob(I)yrinic acid a,c-diamide adenosyltransferase has translation MTTPQSHTEKMKALQTEQKKKTSEARDPGRGLVLVHTGNGKGKSSSAFGVIIRALGWGHKVGIVQFIKGKWVTGERQFFTKFSDQVDWHTMGEGFTWDTQDRARDIAAAESAFNRAREMMESGEYDLVVLDEINIALRYDYLDIQTVIDALKARSERTSVILTGRDAKPELCEYADLVSEMTEVKHPFKAGIKAQRGIDF, from the coding sequence ATGACCACCCCGCAATCCCACACCGAAAAGATGAAAGCGCTGCAGACTGAGCAGAAGAAGAAAACGTCTGAAGCACGCGATCCCGGCCGGGGACTCGTGCTTGTCCACACCGGCAATGGCAAGGGCAAGTCGAGTTCGGCGTTCGGTGTGATCATCCGCGCGCTGGGGTGGGGTCATAAGGTCGGTATCGTTCAATTCATTAAAGGCAAATGGGTCACAGGCGAACGCCAGTTCTTCACGAAATTCTCCGACCAGGTCGACTGGCATACGATGGGCGAGGGTTTCACATGGGACACGCAGGATCGCGCCCGCGATATTGCCGCAGCGGAATCGGCATTCAATCGTGCGCGTGAAATGATGGAAAGCGGAGAGTACGACCTTGTCGTTCTCGACGAAATCAATATCGCGTTGCGTTACGACTACCTGGACATTCAAACCGTCATCGACGCACTAAAAGCCCGATCGGAGCGGACGAGTGTTATTCTGACAGGCCGCGATGCGAAACCGGAACTTTGCGAATACGCTGATCTCGTCAGCGAAATGACTGAGGTGAAACACCCCTTCAAAGCCGGCATCAAGGCGCAGCGCGGAATTGATTTCTAA
- a CDS encoding TonB-dependent receptor plug domain-containing protein, whose protein sequence is MSYKTTLLGAVTLCFAMPGIAQNSNIEESRLEAITVEGSRLDQTQTEIGSSVSIITAEDLKKLDFDFALDAVASAPGVTINQNGSYGGAASVRIRGASSGQTLVLIDGVPVGDPSTTDGSFNFAYLDTSDIERIEVLKGPQSTLWGSDAIGGVVSITTKQPEDKLGGSAYAEYGSFNTLRGGASIGNANETGDFRLSASGISTDGISKADEANGNGEEDGYDSTTLSAKGGLNLPAEARLEATLLWNDAESEYDSYSGGAQGSVADGDERTQNETLSGNVSLKVPLFDDRFENLLMVGYSDITRENFTNGTQSYFAEGDRQIYRYQGTFTVNDMNKLAFGAEREETTANDAESSIDGLFGLYEFKPVEKLTLTGGIRVDDHDTFGSETTGRVAAAYNPVEQLVVRASWGQGFKAPSIFQSTYICTFCGLTEPNADLKPESSEAFDIGADWTSEDGRAKAGITYFDQDTENMIDFSYTAGYDNIAKVKSQGVELYGSYQLTDWLGVAANYAYIDAEDGDGNELARLPENSGDVTMSYDPEGPFSGAVLVRFNGDEANTDGTTLDSWTRVDLTGSYDLTDSVELYGRIENLFDEEYQQILGYGTPGLSGSVGIRLRY, encoded by the coding sequence ATGTCGTATAAAACGACTCTGCTCGGCGCAGTTACACTCTGCTTCGCCATGCCAGGCATCGCGCAGAACTCAAATATTGAAGAAAGCAGACTCGAAGCGATTACCGTTGAAGGTTCACGCCTCGATCAGACCCAAACCGAAATCGGTTCCAGTGTCAGCATCATCACAGCGGAAGATCTCAAAAAGCTCGACTTCGATTTTGCCCTGGATGCAGTTGCCTCCGCGCCCGGCGTTACCATCAACCAGAATGGCAGTTATGGCGGCGCAGCGAGCGTGCGGATTCGCGGCGCCTCATCCGGCCAGACCCTGGTCCTGATCGACGGCGTACCAGTTGGAGATCCATCGACCACGGACGGCAGCTTCAACTTCGCTTATCTCGACACATCCGACATCGAGCGGATCGAGGTGCTCAAAGGTCCGCAATCGACTCTCTGGGGCTCAGATGCCATCGGCGGTGTGGTCTCCATCACCACAAAGCAACCTGAAGACAAGCTTGGAGGCAGTGCATATGCAGAATATGGCTCCTTCAACACCCTGCGCGGCGGCGCCTCCATCGGCAATGCGAACGAGACCGGCGATTTCCGCCTGTCAGCCAGCGGCATCTCCACGGATGGTATCTCCAAGGCCGATGAAGCCAACGGGAATGGCGAGGAGGACGGGTATGATTCAACGACACTCTCCGCCAAAGGCGGGCTGAATCTGCCGGCCGAGGCACGATTGGAAGCCACCCTGCTTTGGAACGACGCCGAGTCTGAATATGATAGCTATTCCGGCGGTGCACAGGGCAGCGTAGCTGACGGTGACGAACGTACCCAGAATGAGACCCTCTCGGGTAACGTCTCGCTGAAGGTGCCACTATTCGATGATCGCTTCGAGAATCTCCTGATGGTCGGCTATTCCGACATCACCCGCGAGAACTTCACGAATGGGACTCAAAGCTATTTCGCCGAAGGTGACCGCCAGATCTATCGTTATCAGGGTACGTTCACCGTCAACGATATGAACAAGCTGGCCTTCGGCGCAGAGCGGGAAGAAACAACCGCGAATGATGCAGAATCGTCCATAGACGGTCTGTTCGGTCTCTATGAGTTCAAGCCTGTCGAAAAACTGACTCTGACGGGCGGCATCCGTGTTGATGATCACGACACATTCGGCTCGGAAACGACCGGTCGTGTGGCGGCCGCCTACAATCCGGTCGAACAACTCGTCGTGCGGGCCAGCTGGGGACAAGGCTTCAAGGCCCCGAGCATCTTCCAGTCGACTTACATCTGCACATTCTGTGGTCTGACTGAACCGAACGCGGATCTTAAGCCGGAAAGCTCAGAAGCTTTCGATATCGGTGCAGACTGGACCTCCGAGGACGGCCGGGCGAAAGCAGGGATCACCTATTTCGACCAGGACACGGAGAACATGATCGATTTCTCCTATACGGCCGGCTACGACAATATCGCGAAAGTGAAATCGCAGGGTGTTGAACTCTACGGCTCCTACCAGCTCACAGACTGGCTCGGCGTCGCAGCGAACTATGCCTATATCGACGCAGAAGACGGTGACGGCAACGAGCTGGCCCGTCTGCCGGAAAACTCTGGCGATGTGACCATGTCATATGATCCAGAAGGGCCGTTCTCGGGCGCCGTCCTCGTTCGATTCAATGGAGACGAAGCCAATACAGACGGCACGACGCTGGACAGCTGGACGCGTGTCGACCTGACGGGCAGTTACGACCTGACCGACAGCGTCGAACTCTACGGCCGTATCGAAAACCTGTTCGATGAAGAGTACCAACAGATTCTCGGCTATGGCACGCCGGGTCTGTCAGGCTCCGTCGGAATCAGGCTGCGCTACTAG
- the cobT gene encoding nicotinate-nucleotide--dimethylbenzimidazole phosphoribosyltransferase: protein MTTTQADFLRALQTAIDSKTKPVGALGRIEQLAARIARIQHALKPVAETCRLTIFAGDHGMACHGVSAYPQDVTRQMVLNFLSGGAAANVFARTLGVDVQVIDCGVAGEPIRAPALRSCRIAAGTENAIERPAMDAGQCQAALANGRMIGLEGEHHAACFGEMGIGNTSSASLIAAKLLGAPVGDLVGRGTGLEPDGVSRKRALLENAALRTPDRLTATDALIEYGGFEIATMAGAMTSAAEAGKIVIVDGFIATVAALCARDLSPGCEQNFIYAHRSAEAGHTKVLEALGAEPLLDLDMRLGEGTGALLAWPLVKAAAAMLREMASFDSAGVSGPA, encoded by the coding sequence ATGACCACGACTCAGGCTGATTTTCTGCGTGCCTTGCAAACGGCAATTGATTCCAAAACCAAACCCGTCGGTGCGCTCGGCAGGATTGAACAGCTCGCGGCTCGGATCGCGCGTATCCAACACGCCCTCAAGCCGGTCGCAGAGACGTGTCGCCTGACGATATTTGCTGGCGACCACGGCATGGCTTGCCACGGAGTCTCGGCCTATCCCCAGGACGTCACGCGTCAGATGGTCCTGAACTTCCTGTCCGGCGGCGCCGCAGCAAATGTGTTTGCGCGGACACTTGGAGTCGATGTTCAGGTGATCGATTGCGGTGTGGCAGGCGAGCCGATCAGGGCCCCGGCCTTACGTTCCTGCCGCATCGCCGCAGGAACGGAGAATGCAATTGAGCGGCCGGCAATGGATGCAGGTCAATGTCAGGCAGCCCTTGCGAACGGCCGGATGATCGGCTTGGAAGGCGAGCATCATGCCGCCTGCTTTGGTGAAATGGGCATCGGGAATACGTCGTCAGCGAGCTTGATTGCCGCCAAGCTACTCGGAGCGCCTGTTGGCGACCTGGTCGGACGAGGAACGGGGCTGGAGCCAGACGGCGTGTCACGCAAACGGGCATTGCTGGAAAACGCAGCACTGCGGACCCCCGACAGACTCACCGCCACCGATGCGCTGATTGAATATGGTGGGTTTGAAATCGCGACCATGGCCGGCGCCATGACCAGCGCAGCCGAGGCGGGCAAGATCGTCATCGTCGATGGCTTCATCGCGACCGTCGCCGCTCTATGTGCGCGCGATCTCTCGCCAGGCTGTGAGCAGAACTTCATCTACGCACACCGTTCCGCTGAGGCGGGTCATACGAAGGTTCTTGAAGCCCTCGGTGCAGAACCTTTGCTCGACCTGGACATGCGGCTGGGAGAAGGCACCGGCGCCCTGCTCGCCTGGCCATTGGTGAAGGCAGCAGCAGCCATGCTTCGCGAGATGGCAAGTTTCGACAGCGCGGGGGTCAGCGGCCCCGCATGA
- the cobC gene encoding alpha-ribazole phosphatase produces MAVILLRHTQPAVAPGICYGMTDLPLTASFADEYATLIKTLPEFKRIVTSPLTRCRHLAEQIAADLNRPLTEDHRFREMDFGRWESQAWDTIPRAEIDAWAADFLHARPHGGESVAMLRARVGIALSSLKQLDGDSLVVTHAGVIKVALAQDDTAESHETSIGFGRYVTLDQ; encoded by the coding sequence ATGGCTGTAATACTGTTGCGTCATACGCAGCCCGCCGTTGCACCTGGCATTTGCTACGGCATGACCGACCTCCCGCTCACCGCGAGTTTCGCCGATGAGTATGCTACACTCATCAAGACCCTCCCGGAATTCAAGCGAATCGTTACCAGCCCATTGACCCGTTGCCGCCATCTGGCCGAGCAAATCGCAGCCGACCTGAATCGTCCGCTGACAGAGGATCATCGCTTTCGGGAAATGGATTTCGGGCGCTGGGAGAGTCAGGCATGGGACACCATTCCCCGGGCTGAAATCGATGCCTGGGCGGCGGACTTTCTCCACGCCCGCCCTCATGGTGGGGAGAGTGTCGCGATGCTGCGCGCACGTGTTGGGATCGCGCTTTCAAGCCTAAAACAACTTGACGGAGACAGCCTGGTTGTCACTCATGCCGGCGTCATCAAGGTTGCGCTGGCACAGGATGACACGGCTGAAAGCCACGAAACGTCCATTGGCTTTGGCCGCTATGTGACGCTGGATCAGTAG
- a CDS encoding cation diffusion facilitator family transporter: MTTADSRRRVAIAAVLTASFMMAEVTGGLISGSLALLADAAHMLTDAASLILAWVGYKLAERPADPSRSYGFGRMKVLAAFTNGIALVALSCWIVWEAVHRLLDPAPVLGGIMLWVAVGGLVVNVLAAWVLHGGDQHDLNLQGALWHVIGDLLGSVAAIAAAIIILTTGWIPADPILSVLVALLVLVAGVRIARQSGHILLEGTPEGLSPEDIRNDLEEHVAQVSNVAHIHAWALTESKPLITLEVTAVHGACTETLRRKVKARLAERFDISHATVEVVSEPC, encoded by the coding sequence ATGACGACCGCGGATTCGCGCCGGCGAGTCGCTATCGCGGCTGTCCTGACCGCCTCGTTCATGATGGCGGAAGTTACCGGCGGTCTTATTTCCGGCTCCCTGGCCCTGCTGGCCGATGCCGCACACATGCTGACCGATGCCGCGTCGCTCATCCTGGCATGGGTGGGATACAAGCTGGCGGAACGCCCCGCAGACCCAAGCCGTTCTTACGGGTTCGGGCGCATGAAAGTGCTCGCCGCCTTCACGAACGGCATCGCGCTCGTCGCCCTCTCCTGCTGGATTGTCTGGGAAGCGGTCCACCGCCTGCTGGACCCGGCCCCGGTTCTCGGCGGCATCATGTTGTGGGTCGCCGTCGGCGGCCTGGTCGTAAACGTGCTCGCCGCCTGGGTACTGCATGGCGGTGACCAGCATGACCTGAACCTGCAGGGCGCGCTGTGGCATGTTATCGGAGACCTGCTCGGCTCTGTCGCGGCCATCGCGGCGGCGATTATCATCCTCACCACGGGCTGGATCCCGGCGGATCCGATTCTCTCCGTTCTGGTGGCCCTGCTCGTGCTCGTCGCCGGTGTCCGGATCGCCCGTCAGTCCGGTCACATTCTGCTGGAGGGCACGCCCGAAGGCCTGTCGCCGGAAGACATCCGGAACGACCTTGAAGAACATGTCGCTCAGGTCTCGAACGTCGCACACATCCATGCCTGGGCCCTGACCGAATCGAAGCCACTGATCACGTTGGAAGTCACGGCCGTTCATGGCGCTTGCACCGAAACCCTGCGGCGCAAGGTGAAAGCCCGCCTCGCGGAACGGTTCGATATCTCCCATGCCACGGTGGAAGTGGTTTCGGAGCCCTGCTGA
- a CDS encoding FecCD family ABC transporter permease: MSGRLLVPGLIAASVLAIFVACLLGSTPLPADRVLAAFFGGADAGDRLVIWQIRLPRAVAAFVSGAALGISGAALQGLLRNPLAEPGVLGVSASASLFATFSLYYGLAAISPWVLPISAIAGALAATALIALAAIRTRSVVTLILIGVGLSSFSGAAMSLLMNLAPNPFSLSDMINWMLGSVANRSFEEVGLAAPFLIIGAAILLSSRRGLSALTLGEEAASGVGLNLQSQRILTVLGAGLATGGSVALAGAIGFVGIVAPHIIRPFVRHDPARSLIPSALLAGLILVIADIGVRILPTSNELKLGVVAALIGAPAFVWIAIQRRALNG; the protein is encoded by the coding sequence ATGAGCGGCCGTCTATTGGTACCAGGCCTGATTGCCGCTTCGGTGCTGGCGATCTTTGTCGCCTGCCTGCTCGGATCGACCCCCTTGCCGGCCGACCGCGTCCTTGCAGCATTCTTCGGAGGCGCCGATGCCGGTGACCGTCTCGTCATCTGGCAGATCCGCCTGCCCCGCGCGGTCGCGGCATTCGTCAGCGGCGCCGCGCTGGGTATCAGTGGAGCCGCCTTGCAGGGTCTGCTCAGGAACCCGCTTGCGGAGCCGGGTGTGCTTGGGGTGTCGGCATCGGCATCTCTGTTCGCAACGTTTTCGCTCTATTATGGGCTGGCTGCGATTTCCCCCTGGGTACTGCCCATCTCGGCGATTGCCGGGGCTCTCGCCGCGACGGCGCTCATTGCACTCGCCGCCATCCGCACCCGGTCCGTCGTCACACTGATCCTGATCGGTGTGGGTTTGTCGAGTTTTTCCGGCGCAGCCATGAGCCTGCTGATGAATCTTGCACCCAACCCGTTCTCCCTGTCTGACATGATCAACTGGATGCTCGGCTCGGTTGCCAATCGCAGTTTTGAGGAAGTGGGGCTGGCAGCGCCTTTCCTTATTATCGGCGCCGCAATTCTGCTGTCGTCCCGGCGGGGCCTCTCGGCCCTGACACTGGGCGAGGAGGCGGCGAGCGGCGTCGGGCTCAATCTGCAAAGCCAGCGTATTCTCACCGTGCTCGGTGCAGGTCTGGCAACAGGCGGATCAGTCGCCCTCGCAGGCGCCATCGGCTTCGTCGGCATCGTCGCGCCGCACATTATCCGGCCGTTCGTCAGGCACGACCCGGCCCGCTCTCTTATACCGTCCGCCCTGCTTGCCGGGCTGATCCTGGTGATCGCAGACATTGGTGTCCGCATCCTGCCAACATCGAACGAACTCAAACTCGGCGTTGTTGCAGCACTGATCGGTGCGCCGGCCTTCGTCTGGATCGCGATTCAGAGGCGTGCGCTCAATGGCTGA
- the trxB gene encoding thioredoxin-disulfide reductase: MAETKHAEILILGSGPAGWTAAVYGARALRDVLVVTGIQPGGQLTITTEVENYPGFTEIQGPDLMVKMQEHAEAMGAKVENDHIAEVDFDSRPFKAIGESGTVYTADSVVISTGAQAKWLGIPTEEKFKGFGVSACATCDGFFYRGRDVLVVGGGNTAVEEALFLTNFASKVTVVHRRDSFRAEKILQERLLKNPKVEVIWDHVLEEVVGDENPLGVTGAKIKSVTTGEEKLIPVHGVFIAIGHAPSTELFKGKLAMKDNGYLITKPGTPQTEIPGVFAAGDVTDETYRQAVTAAGMGCMAALDAERFLSEQEAAAETVAAE; the protein is encoded by the coding sequence ATGGCTGAGACAAAACACGCTGAAATCCTGATCCTCGGCTCCGGCCCCGCAGGCTGGACAGCCGCCGTTTATGGCGCCCGCGCCTTGCGCGATGTGCTGGTGGTGACCGGCATACAGCCCGGCGGCCAGCTGACCATCACCACGGAAGTGGAAAACTATCCCGGCTTTACCGAGATCCAGGGCCCGGACCTGATGGTGAAGATGCAGGAACATGCCGAAGCCATGGGCGCGAAAGTCGAGAACGACCACATCGCCGAAGTCGACTTCGACAGCCGCCCGTTCAAGGCGATCGGCGAAAGCGGCACCGTCTACACCGCCGATTCGGTCGTGATCAGCACCGGCGCCCAGGCCAAATGGCTGGGCATTCCGACGGAAGAGAAGTTCAAGGGCTTTGGCGTCTCCGCCTGTGCCACCTGTGACGGCTTCTTCTATCGCGGCCGTGACGTCTTGGTCGTTGGCGGTGGCAACACCGCTGTGGAAGAAGCGCTGTTCCTGACGAACTTCGCCTCCAAGGTCACCGTCGTACATCGCCGCGACAGCTTCCGCGCCGAGAAGATCCTGCAGGAACGCCTATTGAAAAATCCGAAAGTCGAAGTGATCTGGGATCACGTGCTGGAAGAAGTCGTCGGGGATGAAAATCCGCTCGGCGTGACCGGTGCGAAGATCAAGAGTGTAACGACCGGCGAAGAAAAGCTCATCCCCGTCCATGGCGTCTTCATCGCCATCGGCCACGCCCCGTCGACGGAGCTGTTCAAAGGCAAGCTGGCCATGAAGGACAATGGCTATCTCATCACAAAGCCCGGCACGCCCCAGACCGAAATCCCCGGCGTGTTCGCCGCCGGCGATGTCACCGACGAGACCTATCGTCAGGCCGTGACCGCCGCGGGCATGGGCTGCATGGCCGCGCTGGACGCCGAACGCTTCCTCTCCGAGCAGGAAGCCGCCGCAGAGACCGTCGCGGCGGAATAG
- the cobS gene encoding adenosylcobinamide-GDP ribazoletransferase produces the protein MKSEIIKLLLAIQFLTRIPLPGQVGYTPERFEASPAYYPLVGLIIGGVCAGVYWLAALIFPAVIAVLLTLGAGLLLTGAFHEDGLADTFDGIGGGITPEKSLAIMKDSRIGTYGTAALIIVLLLKAAALSSMSGILVIGALLAGHGLSRLSAVLVIMTSRYVRTDGTGKPVAKGLTAKGLAIVCLTGLGIILVWQLFLPISTMGFGLIGLAIGHVCMRLFFEPKLGGYTGDTLGAVQQASETGFYLGLLAWL, from the coding sequence ATGAAGAGCGAAATCATAAAATTACTGCTGGCCATTCAATTCCTGACGCGGATCCCGCTGCCCGGCCAGGTTGGGTATACGCCAGAGCGTTTTGAAGCGTCACCCGCCTATTACCCTCTGGTGGGTTTGATCATTGGTGGCGTGTGCGCAGGTGTCTATTGGCTGGCCGCACTGATCTTTCCTGCGGTCATCGCTGTGCTGCTCACACTTGGCGCAGGTTTGCTGCTGACAGGCGCGTTCCATGAGGACGGGCTGGCCGACACGTTCGACGGGATCGGCGGCGGGATTACGCCCGAGAAATCTCTCGCCATCATGAAGGACAGCCGGATCGGCACTTACGGCACCGCAGCTCTGATTATTGTCCTTCTACTGAAAGCAGCGGCGCTGAGCTCAATGTCCGGCATACTGGTCATTGGCGCCTTGTTGGCAGGGCATGGCTTGTCTCGTCTTTCGGCCGTTCTGGTCATCATGACCAGCCGCTATGTGCGCACCGACGGCACCGGAAAGCCCGTCGCGAAAGGACTGACCGCAAAAGGGCTGGCTATCGTTTGCCTGACGGGGCTCGGAATAATTCTTGTCTGGCAACTCTTCCTGCCAATCTCCACAATGGGTTTTGGATTGATCGGGCTCGCCATTGGCCATGTTTGCATGCGCCTGTTTTTCGAGCCCAAGCTTGGCGGATATACCGGCGATACGCTCGGCGCCGTCCAGCAGGCCAGTGAGACGGGCTTTTATCTCGGATTACTTGCATGGCTGTAA
- a CDS encoding ABC transporter ATP-binding protein, with the protein MAELLTQDLCVTADAALLVRDANLRLVPGELVALLGPNGAGKTSLLRAALGLEKRSAGLATLDGMDSEKLSPMQRARRVAYLPQQRPLAWPNTVRDVVALGRFAYGAAPGKLSLKDAEAVDTAIERCGLTDLGNRNTDTLSGGELARVHCARAFAAEAPLLVADEPVAALDPRHQFSTMDIVRQFVEGGGGALVVLHDITLAARYATRIVWMKQSRIVADGPPEQTLTPERLADIYGVRARVDGRTIEIEGTL; encoded by the coding sequence ATGGCTGAACTCCTTACACAAGATCTCTGCGTAACCGCCGACGCCGCCTTGCTTGTTCGCGACGCGAATTTGCGGCTGGTGCCGGGTGAACTGGTTGCATTGCTCGGTCCGAACGGCGCAGGCAAGACCAGCCTGTTGCGGGCGGCGCTGGGCCTGGAGAAGCGATCCGCTGGCCTGGCTACGCTTGATGGGATGGACAGTGAAAAACTCTCCCCCATGCAACGGGCCCGGCGCGTGGCCTATCTCCCGCAGCAGCGCCCATTGGCCTGGCCGAATACAGTTCGTGATGTCGTTGCCCTCGGACGATTTGCCTATGGTGCGGCCCCCGGCAAGCTCAGCCTGAAAGACGCAGAAGCCGTCGACACAGCCATCGAGCGCTGCGGCCTGACTGACCTGGGCAACCGGAACACCGATACGCTATCGGGCGGAGAGCTGGCCCGGGTCCACTGCGCCCGCGCCTTTGCCGCCGAGGCCCCATTGCTCGTCGCGGATGAACCCGTCGCCGCGCTCGACCCGCGCCATCAGTTCAGTACCATGGATATTGTCCGCCAGTTCGTCGAAGGGGGCGGCGGCGCGCTCGTTGTGTTGCACGACATCACATTGGCTGCGCGCTATGCGACGCGCATCGTCTGGATGAAACAGTCGCGGATTGTGGCGGATGGTCCACCGGAGCAAACGCTCACGCCGGAACGCCTTGCAGACATCTACGGAGTACGCGCGCGCGTGGATGGCCGAACGATAGAAATCGAAGGCACTCTATGA
- a CDS encoding ABC transporter substrate-binding protein — translation MSRLTIFCFLLVIGLSGCGNPPMPHKSETARPMRIVSLDYCADQYVLKFADRDQILAISPDAVKDFSYMRDEAVGVPTVRPVAEDVLILKPDLVVRAYGGGPNAEAFFKRAGIPVLTVGWTSNVDGEEVGSIPSLIQQMADGLGQSEKGRQLISEFRERLARVHKRADGKTALYMTPAGATTGPGSMVHEMLIAAGFENFEDTPGWRSIPLERFAYEQPDVVAAAFFKQKTNHPDSWSPMNHPVAKRQMQDQTVVPLEGAWTACGGWFIIDAIEALAEGGDS, via the coding sequence ATGTCGAGACTGACGATCTTCTGTTTCCTCCTTGTCATCGGGCTTTCTGGCTGCGGCAATCCTCCCATGCCGCACAAGTCAGAGACCGCCCGCCCGATGCGGATCGTCAGTCTCGACTACTGCGCTGACCAATATGTCCTGAAATTTGCCGATCGTGATCAGATCCTTGCCATCTCTCCCGATGCCGTGAAGGATTTTTCCTATATGCGGGACGAAGCGGTTGGCGTGCCGACGGTTCGTCCTGTTGCGGAAGATGTGCTCATCCTGAAACCAGACCTAGTCGTACGCGCCTATGGCGGCGGACCGAACGCCGAAGCATTTTTCAAGCGTGCCGGCATCCCCGTGCTCACGGTCGGCTGGACGTCCAATGTCGACGGTGAAGAGGTCGGTTCAATTCCAAGCCTTATCCAACAAATGGCCGATGGCCTTGGGCAAAGCGAAAAGGGCCGCCAGCTGATATCGGAATTCCGGGAGCGTCTTGCCAGGGTCCACAAGCGGGCGGACGGCAAGACCGCGCTCTACATGACGCCCGCCGGTGCCACCACGGGCCCTGGCTCCATGGTCCATGAAATGCTCATCGCCGCGGGTTTCGAAAACTTCGAGGACACACCGGGCTGGCGATCCATACCACTGGAACGCTTCGCCTATGAGCAGCCGGATGTCGTCGCAGCGGCATTTTTTAAGCAGAAAACCAACCATCCCGATTCCTGGAGTCCCATGAATCATCCTGTTGCGAAACGCCAGATGCAGGACCAGACAGTTGTCCCCCTCGAGGGCGCGTGGACAGCCTGCGGCGGCTGGTTCATCATCGACGCTATCGAAGCGCTGGCGGAAGGCGGTGACTCATGA